A portion of the Streptomyces erythrochromogenes genome contains these proteins:
- a CDS encoding pentapeptide repeat-containing protein has product MPQSLPLPLLQADCANCFALCCVALPFAKSNDFAVNKAAGTPCKNLREDFRCGIHTRLRDQGFQGCTVFDCFGAGQQISQVTFGGRDWRTHPETRAEMFDAFPVMRQLHELLFYVDQALGLPDAAPVHPGLRRVLAETEQWTRADAAALAALDVAALRGRVNTLLLETSELVRAKVPGRKKNHRGADLMGARLSGANLRGANLRGAYLIAADLSRADLRTADLIGADLRDADLRGADLRDAVFLTQPQLNAAHGDPKTHIPATLTRPTHWT; this is encoded by the coding sequence GTGCCCCAGAGCCTTCCCCTCCCCCTCCTGCAAGCCGACTGCGCGAACTGCTTCGCGCTCTGCTGCGTCGCCCTGCCGTTCGCCAAGTCCAACGACTTCGCCGTGAACAAGGCCGCCGGAACCCCCTGCAAGAACCTCCGGGAGGACTTCCGCTGCGGCATCCACACCCGGCTGCGCGACCAGGGCTTCCAGGGCTGCACCGTCTTCGACTGCTTCGGCGCGGGCCAGCAGATCTCCCAGGTCACCTTCGGCGGCCGCGACTGGCGCACCCACCCCGAGACCCGGGCGGAGATGTTCGACGCCTTCCCGGTGATGCGGCAGCTGCACGAACTGCTCTTCTACGTGGACCAGGCCCTGGGCCTGCCCGACGCGGCCCCGGTCCACCCCGGCCTGCGCCGCGTGCTCGCCGAGACGGAGCAGTGGACGCGCGCCGACGCCGCGGCCCTCGCCGCCCTGGACGTCGCGGCCCTGCGCGGCCGGGTCAACACCCTGCTGCTCGAAACCAGCGAGCTCGTACGGGCCAAGGTGCCGGGCCGCAAGAAGAACCACCGCGGCGCCGACCTGATGGGCGCCCGCCTCTCCGGGGCCAACCTGCGCGGGGCGAACCTCCGCGGCGCCTACCTGATCGCCGCCGACCTCTCCCGCGCCGACCTCCGCACCGCCGACCTGATCGGCGCAGACCTCCGCGACGCCGACCTGCGCGGCGCGGACCTCCGCGACGCCGTCTTCCTCACCCAGCCCCAACTGAACGCGGCCCACGGCGACCCGAAGACCCACATCCCCGCCACCCTCACCCGCCCCACCCACTGGACCTGA
- a CDS encoding alpha/beta fold hydrolase, with protein MTTTWTLADLEAAIRAGWSAETTEPADISRVPWTPENPAWGQCDITALVVQDLVGGDLVLGEVFHDGRQEGYHWWNVLPGGIRIDLTREQFRRGETVTPGRVVKRPGGRLNRRWEEYQLLRQRVIDKLGPLPGVMVAQDGRRLAYTDFGGPGAPLLALHGHFGSGAAFERLAREVGPAWRVIALDQRGHGDSDRAGEYTREGYVADAAALLEHVGLGPAVVLGHSLGGVNAYQLAARRPDLVRAVVVEDIGAVVDGDLSFARAWPRRAETRAGFLAGVGSSAPYLGGSVREHPDGWGTAFEVEDMVASQQELNGDHWEDWLRVPRPTLLVRGDRSGVLSAEHAREMTVRRAGVRLVELPAGHTVREGDPEGYFAAVRGFLARVGRGDAAAA; from the coding sequence ATGACGACTACCTGGACTCTTGCGGATCTCGAGGCGGCCATTCGGGCGGGTTGGTCCGCCGAGACCACCGAGCCGGCGGACATCAGCCGGGTGCCCTGGACTCCGGAGAATCCGGCCTGGGGGCAATGTGACATCACTGCCCTGGTCGTGCAGGACCTCGTGGGTGGGGACCTGGTGCTGGGTGAGGTGTTCCACGACGGCCGGCAGGAGGGCTACCACTGGTGGAACGTGCTGCCCGGTGGCATCCGCATCGATCTGACGCGGGAGCAGTTCCGTCGGGGTGAGACGGTCACGCCCGGGCGTGTGGTGAAGCGTCCGGGCGGGCGGCTGAACCGGCGCTGGGAGGAGTACCAGCTGCTGCGCCAGCGCGTCATCGACAAGCTGGGGCCGCTGCCGGGGGTGATGGTGGCGCAGGACGGGCGGCGCCTGGCCTACACGGACTTCGGCGGTCCGGGGGCGCCGCTGCTGGCGCTGCACGGGCACTTCGGGTCGGGGGCCGCCTTCGAGCGGCTGGCCCGGGAGGTGGGTCCGGCGTGGCGGGTGATCGCCCTGGACCAGCGGGGGCACGGGGATTCCGACCGGGCGGGGGAGTACACGCGGGAGGGGTACGTCGCGGACGCGGCCGCCCTGCTGGAGCACGTGGGGCTGGGTCCGGCGGTGGTACTGGGGCATTCGCTGGGCGGGGTCAACGCGTACCAGCTGGCCGCGCGGCGGCCGGATCTCGTGCGGGCGGTGGTGGTCGAGGACATCGGGGCGGTGGTCGACGGCGACCTGTCGTTCGCGCGGGCCTGGCCGCGGCGGGCCGAGACCCGGGCCGGGTTCCTGGCGGGGGTGGGCAGCTCGGCGCCGTATCTGGGCGGGTCGGTACGGGAGCATCCGGACGGGTGGGGGACCGCGTTCGAGGTGGAGGACATGGTGGCGTCCCAGCAGGAGCTGAACGGGGACCACTGGGAGGACTGGCTGCGGGTGCCGAGGCCGACGCTGCTGGTGCGGGGGGACCGGAGCGGGGTGCTGTCGGCGGAGCACGCGCGGGAGATGACGGTACGGAGGGCGGGGGTGCGGCTGGTTGAGCTGCCGGCGGGGCACACGGTGCGGGAGGGGGACCCGGAGGGGTACTTCGCCGCGGTGCGGGGCTTCCTGGCGCGTGTCGGCCGGGGGGACGCCGCGGCTGCGTGA
- a CDS encoding LysE family translocator produces MTEVIAVAVITLLAVISPGADFAMVVRNSYLYGRPTGLFAAAGVAAGVLVHVSYTMLGVGLLIASSTALFTVIKLAGAAYLVWIGIRTFRARAEVTVDLESKPQLTRLGAMRSGFLTNVLNPKTTLFVVSTFTQVVDPGTPLWQQAGYGLFMSAAHLGWFGAVAVFFSVSSLRERMLKAQKTLNRAIGSVLVGLGVGLGFAR; encoded by the coding sequence ATGACAGAAGTGATCGCAGTCGCCGTCATCACCCTGCTCGCCGTGATCAGTCCCGGCGCCGATTTCGCCATGGTGGTCCGCAACAGCTACCTCTACGGGCGGCCCACCGGGCTGTTCGCCGCCGCCGGGGTCGCGGCCGGCGTGCTGGTCCACGTCTCGTACACGATGCTCGGGGTCGGTCTGCTGATCGCCTCCTCCACCGCGCTGTTCACCGTGATCAAGCTGGCGGGTGCGGCCTACCTGGTGTGGATCGGGATACGGACCTTCCGGGCGCGGGCGGAGGTGACCGTGGACCTGGAGTCGAAGCCGCAGCTGACCCGGCTGGGGGCGATGCGGTCGGGGTTCCTGACCAATGTGCTGAATCCGAAGACGACGCTGTTCGTGGTGTCGACCTTCACGCAGGTGGTCGATCCGGGTACGCCGCTGTGGCAGCAGGCCGGCTACGGGCTGTTCATGTCGGCGGCGCACCTGGGGTGGTTCGGGGCGGTGGCGGTGTTCTTCTCCGTCTCCAGCCTGCGCGAGCGGATGCTGAAGGCGCAGAAGACGCTGAACCGGGCCATCGGGTCGGTGCTGGTGGGGCTGGGGGTGGGTTTGGGGTTCGCCCGTTGA
- a CDS encoding RNA polymerase sigma factor has translation MRTRVRSGDPDAYAELFDSYSRTLYNHAFRMTGDWAVAEDVMSAAFMEAWRLRGTVDPEGGSLRPWLLGITTNIARNHCRSNRRFRAAAAAAAAAAGAASVPDHAEEVAGRMDDRQHIAATLAQLSALRGPEREVLLLCLCEGLEYAEAARVLGIPVGTVRSRLSRARTKLRKLADAELKKNRRELAARARQTYDDRAKTVRSAQEGI, from the coding sequence ATGCGAACTCGGGTGCGGTCCGGGGATCCGGACGCCTATGCGGAGCTGTTCGACAGCTACTCCCGCACCCTCTACAACCATGCCTTCCGGATGACCGGGGACTGGGCCGTCGCGGAGGACGTCATGTCGGCGGCCTTCATGGAGGCGTGGCGGCTGCGCGGCACGGTCGATCCCGAGGGCGGCTCCCTCCGGCCCTGGCTGCTGGGGATCACCACCAACATCGCCCGCAACCACTGCCGCAGCAACCGCCGCTTCCGGGCCGCCGCCGCCGCGGCCGCAGCGGCGGCGGGTGCCGCGTCCGTGCCCGACCACGCAGAAGAGGTGGCCGGCCGGATGGACGACCGGCAGCACATCGCGGCCACGCTGGCGCAGTTGAGTGCGCTGCGCGGACCCGAGCGCGAGGTCCTCCTGCTGTGCCTGTGCGAGGGCCTGGAGTACGCCGAGGCCGCGCGGGTCCTCGGCATCCCCGTCGGAACCGTGCGCTCCCGGCTGTCCCGGGCCCGTACGAAGCTGCGCAAACTCGCCGACGCGGAACTGAAGAAGAACAGACGGGAACTCGCGGCTCGGGCCCGACAGACATATGACGACCGCGCGAAGACGGTCCGGTCCGCACAGGAGGGAATCTGA
- a CDS encoding CU044_5270 family protein has protein sequence MNADLSRRHPAGREEDSLPLPFAERELPAGRHQFHKERLMAQIHEDLRAADAGGTTGTVRPVRKARRRPFLNRAFLVPAAAFALAGALAAGFLTYVDQGGADGTGSTIATGPAMTTRIGAADDGKGTPQLLDRISLAAASVGGGSKVRADQFIYIGSKTATTYVKSSGNKNTLVSEELHMRHQWNSPDGLDGWLIEPGNTGPKGVTLGGKNEKGETPTPYLNAPSYNYLAGLPTDPDVLLKKIYEETRGMGRGPDQEAFTTIGDLLRSSLPPAELTVALYKAAAKIPGVVVVDDAVDAAGRHGLAVARLDEQSGQREEWIFDRQTLTYLGERTVQVRGEAGEGGLIKPGTVVFTTAVMTRTVVDRMKEIPASAG, from the coding sequence ATGAACGCCGACCTTTCCCGGCGCCACCCGGCCGGCCGGGAGGAGGACTCCCTCCCCCTGCCGTTCGCCGAACGGGAACTGCCTGCGGGCCGCCACCAGTTCCACAAGGAGCGACTGATGGCCCAGATCCACGAAGACCTCCGAGCCGCCGACGCCGGCGGCACCACCGGCACGGTCAGGCCCGTTCGCAAGGCGAGGCGCAGGCCCTTCCTGAACCGTGCGTTCCTCGTGCCCGCCGCGGCCTTCGCCCTGGCCGGAGCGCTCGCCGCCGGTTTCCTCACCTACGTGGACCAGGGCGGGGCGGACGGAACCGGCTCCACGATCGCCACGGGTCCGGCGATGACCACCCGCATCGGCGCCGCCGACGACGGCAAGGGAACGCCGCAGCTCCTGGACCGCATCTCCCTGGCGGCCGCCTCGGTCGGCGGTGGGTCGAAGGTGCGCGCGGACCAGTTCATCTACATCGGGAGCAAGACGGCCACCACCTACGTGAAGAGTTCCGGGAACAAGAACACCCTGGTCAGCGAAGAGCTGCACATGCGCCACCAGTGGAACTCCCCGGACGGCCTCGACGGCTGGCTGATCGAGCCCGGCAACACCGGTCCGAAGGGCGTGACGCTGGGGGGGAAGAACGAGAAGGGCGAGACCCCGACTCCGTACCTCAACGCGCCGTCCTACAACTACCTCGCCGGGCTGCCCACCGATCCCGACGTGCTGCTGAAGAAGATCTACGAGGAGACCCGGGGGATGGGCCGCGGGCCCGACCAGGAAGCCTTCACCACCATCGGCGACCTGCTGCGCTCCAGCCTTCCGCCGGCCGAGCTCACCGTCGCGCTCTACAAGGCCGCGGCGAAGATCCCCGGTGTGGTGGTCGTGGACGACGCGGTCGACGCCGCGGGGCGCCACGGGCTCGCGGTCGCCCGGCTCGACGAGCAGAGCGGGCAGCGGGAGGAGTGGATCTTCGATCGGCAGACGCTCACCTACCTCGGTGAGCGGACCGTCCAGGTGCGGGGTGAGGCCGGCGAGGGGGGACTGATCAAGCCGGGCACGGTCGTGTTCACCACCGCAGTGATGACCCGGACCGTCGTCGACCGGATGAAGGAGATTCCGGCTTCGGCCGGCTGA
- a CDS encoding GNAT family N-acetyltransferase has protein sequence MNPSQPLVLRPFRPADDAPALRSWVPGPVELMTWAGPHFTWPLDDAQLAAYAAEPGRRTWTAVSPDAAPVGHISLVDGRLGRVLIAPEARGRGLGERLVSLAVSLGFDELALPEIALGVWTHNTAALRVYEKLGFRTTETLEAVETVDGMPWSVHRMRLTASDRRQ, from the coding sequence ATGAACCCTTCGCAGCCGCTCGTCCTGCGCCCCTTCCGCCCGGCCGACGACGCCCCCGCCCTGCGCAGCTGGGTACCCGGCCCCGTCGAGCTCATGACCTGGGCCGGCCCCCACTTCACCTGGCCCCTGGACGACGCCCAGCTCGCCGCGTACGCCGCCGAGCCCGGCCGCCGCACGTGGACCGCCGTCTCCCCGGACGCCGCCCCGGTCGGGCACATCTCCCTCGTCGACGGCCGCCTGGGCCGCGTCCTGATCGCGCCCGAGGCCCGCGGCCGGGGCCTGGGCGAGAGGCTCGTCTCACTCGCCGTCTCCCTCGGCTTCGACGAGCTGGCCCTCCCGGAGATCGCCCTGGGCGTCTGGACCCACAACACGGCGGCGCTGCGCGTATACGAGAAGCTCGGCTTCCGCACGACGGAGACCCTCGAAGCGGTCGAGACGGTCGACGGCATGCCCTGGAGCGTCCACCGGATGCGCCTGACCGCCTCCGACCGGCGACAATGA